From one Luteipulveratus mongoliensis genomic stretch:
- a CDS encoding DinB family protein: protein MKRFVDEDMQGAQFRECDLSQATFVGVVMQDVEINGLVTNLVVNEVEVMAYVGAELDRRHPVRPLLRSDDPADLREGWRQLRSEWVMTINRARSVPGVEHRTANDEWSAVQTLRHLVFVHDSWFRRCCLGSTDPFTSIGLAGDLVPDQVEQGIDPSADPTLDDVLAVRDEQAAELEKWLASVTSEQLAETAPIPDDPGWPPYARGRTVLQCLGTVLNEEWEHHRFCVRDLTLLGA, encoded by the coding sequence ATGAAGCGTTTCGTTGACGAGGACATGCAGGGCGCGCAGTTCCGAGAGTGCGACCTCAGCCAGGCCACCTTTGTCGGCGTCGTGATGCAGGACGTCGAGATCAACGGGCTGGTCACCAACCTCGTCGTCAACGAGGTCGAGGTGATGGCATACGTCGGCGCCGAGCTGGACAGGCGTCATCCGGTGCGGCCGCTGCTCCGGTCCGACGATCCGGCCGACCTGCGAGAGGGCTGGCGACAGCTGCGTTCGGAATGGGTGATGACCATCAACCGAGCCCGTAGCGTCCCCGGCGTCGAGCACCGCACCGCCAATGACGAGTGGTCGGCGGTGCAGACCCTGCGCCATCTGGTCTTCGTGCACGACTCGTGGTTCCGGCGTTGCTGTCTCGGCTCGACCGACCCGTTCACGTCCATCGGGCTGGCGGGTGATCTCGTCCCGGATCAGGTGGAGCAGGGGATCGATCCGAGCGCCGACCCGACTCTCGACGACGTGCTGGCGGTGCGCGACGAGCAGGCCGCCGAGCTCGAGAAGTGGCTCGCGTCAGTGACATCCGAGCAGCTGGCCGAGACGGCTCCGATTCCCGATGACCCGGGCTGGCCGCCCTACGCGCGGGGGCGCACTGTGCTGCAGTGTCTGGGCACGGTGCTCAACGAGGAATGGGAGCACCACCGCTTCTGCGTCCGAGACCTGACGCTTCTGGGCGCCTGA